A single region of the Cyclopterus lumpus isolate fCycLum1 chromosome 16, fCycLum1.pri, whole genome shotgun sequence genome encodes:
- the LOC117745293 gene encoding serum amyloid P-component-like has translation MKFVLLLAMLTACAAAPQDLSGKMFTFPQQTATSHVRLTASKQNFGAATVCHRSFTDLKRDHALFSLSTTSSANDFLIFWDEANKEMEPHIKNVKTEYKGWDYKGNMWHSICTTWESESGLVQMWFDGQPTIRKFVSTGSTIAGSTIIILGQEQDSHGTGFDMKQSFIGMMSDVHMWDHTLSPCEIQKYVDGLNFTPGNVLNWSSLDFQITGRVLIEDKQKICY, from the exons ATGAAGTTTGTGCTGCTGTTGGCAATGTTGACAGCATGTGCTGCAGCTCCCCAAG ATCTGTCAGGTAAAATGTTTACCTTCCCACAACAAACCGCCACCTCTCACGTGAGGCTGACAGCATCAAAACAGAATTTTGGTGCTGCAACCGTCTGTCACCG GTCCTTTACCGACCTGAAGAGGGACCACGCCCTTTTCTCCTTGTCCACAACCAGTAGTGCCAATGACTTCCTGATTTTCTGGGACGAAGCAAATAAAGAGATGGAACCCCACATCAAGAATGTAAAGACAGAATATAAAGGTTGGGACTACAAGGGGAACATGTGGCACTCTATTTGTACAACATGGGAATCTGAGTCCGGACTGGTGCAGATGTGGTTTGATGGACAACCTACAATTCGGAAATTTGTCAGTACTGGATCAACCATCGCTGGATCCACTATAATTATCTTAGGACAG GAGCAGGATTCCCATGGTACGGGCTTTGACATGAAACAGAGTTTCATTGGCATGATGTCTGATGTCCACATGTGGGACCACACCCTTTCCCCCTGTGAGATCCAGAAGTACGTCGATGGACTAAACTTCACTCCAGGGAATGTGCTCAACTGGAGTTCGCTGGACTTCCAGATCACCGGCAGAGTGCTGATAGAAGATAAACAAAAGATCTGTTActaa
- the LOC117745790 gene encoding metalloreductase STEAP4-like, with protein sequence MQLKIHLAANGKFPTEVVIRLSDMMKPESVLLHPLGTAAAPVPEMLCIFGTGDLGRSLGQRLLQSGYRVVYGSRRPHSCGPLPLGAQVMSHVAAAQSARLIFMCVHREHYAFLETMTPHLKGKVLVDISNNLKKDMYPEANAAYLQRLVPDATVVKGLNTLSAWALQNGLLAGKQVFLCGNSAEAKQAVAEMSTKLGLTVLDKGSLSAARELEDFPLQLFPEWRLPLRVAVGLTAFFFFYLLIRDIIYAYVEQGKDISFRITMALGNKVFPIVSLIMLSLCYLPGVIAAFLQLYRGTKYRRFPDWLDRWMLCRKQMGLIALGFAFLHAIYTFVIPTRYAVRHKLISLVVDEMKNNKTTPFYFDNTEAWAQDSFYMLGILGFFLYVLLGLTSLPSVGGSLSWREFNFIQSKLGHLTLCICTSHGYIYGWNKFLRPSTYKWYTPPGYMLCLIVPSVVLVLKALVLLPCVDRTLTRIRQGWERTQPDEEMVKATNL encoded by the exons TGGTGATTAGACTGTCCGACATGATGAAGCCAGAGAGCGTGTTGCTGCATCCTCTGGGCACAGCAGCTGCCCCTGTGCCAGAGATGCTGTGTATCTTCGGGACGGGGGACTTGGGGCGCTCTCTGGGCCAGCGTCTGCTCCAGTCTGGCTACAGGGTGGTGTACGGCAGCCGCAGACCACACAGCTGTGGCCCCTTGCCTCTGGGAGCTCAG GTGATGAGCCACGTAGCAGCAGCCCAATCTGCCAGACTGATCTTTATGTGTGTTCACAGAGAACACTACGCATTCCTGGAGACAATGACACCTCATCTTAAAGGAAAG GTTCTGGTGGACATCAGTAACAACCTGAAGAAAGACATGTACCCAGAAGCCAACGCTGCCTACCTGCAGAG ACTGGTCCCTGATGCTACCGTGGTGAAAGGCCTTAACACGCTGTCTGCCTGGGCCTTGCAGAATGGACTTCTGGCAGGAAAGCAG GTGTTCCTGTGTGGGAACAGTGCAGAAGCAAAGCAGGCAGTAGCAGAGATGTCCACCAAGCTGGGCCTCACTGTTCTGGATAAAGGGTCTTTGTCAGCAGCCAGAGAGCTGGAGGACTTCCCCCTGCAGCTTTTCCCAGAGTGGAGGCTGCCGCTACGCGTGGCCGTCGGCCTCaccgccttcttcttcttctatctgcTGATTCGAGATATCATCTACGCGTATGTTGAACAGGGGAAAGACATCTCCTTCAGAATTACGATGGCCCTGGGCAATAAG GTGTTTCCCATTGTGTCTCTCATCATGTTGTCTCTGTGTTACCTGCCTGGTGTCATAGCTGCCTTCCTTCAGCTCTACAGAGGAACCAAGTACAG ACGCTTCCCTGATTGGCTGGACCGCTGGATGCTGTGTAGGAAGCAGATGGGTCTGATTGCACTAGGCTTCGCTTTTCTCCATGCCATCTATACATTCGTCATTCCTACTCGCTATGCCGTCAGACACAAACTCATCTCGCTTGTGGTGGATGAG ATGAAGAACAATAAAACCACCCCGTTTTACTTTGATAACACGGAGGCATGGGCCCAAGACTCATTCTATATGCTGGGGATCCTGGGCTTTTTTCTTTATGTCCTGCTAGGACTAACATCCCTGCCGTCAGTGGGAGGCTCTCTCAGCTGGAGAGAGTTCAACTTCATTCAG TCTAAGCTGGGCCACCTGACCCTGTGCATATGTACGTCACATGGCTACATTTATGGCTGGAACAAATTTCTCCGGCCCTCTACCTACAAATGGTACACTCCTCCTGGCTACATGCTCTGTCTGATTGTTCCTTCTGTGGTGCTGGTGCTGAAGGCCCTGGTCCTCCTCCCCTGCGTGGATCGAACCCTCACCCGCATTCGACAAGGCTGGGAGAGGACGCAGCCAGACGAGGAGATGGTTAAGGCCACTAACCtgtga
- the LOC117745791 gene encoding LOW QUALITY PROTEIN: jeltraxin-like (The sequence of the model RefSeq protein was modified relative to this genomic sequence to represent the inferred CDS: inserted 1 base in 1 codon) → MLTACAASPQNMCGQILVFPEETKTAHVTLTTSEQTFSAVTVCLRSITDLRRQHSLFSLATPSHKNAFLLLKPAAHDVIVLNVQNVRIQFKAQQYKLNDWQSICATWDSTSGLAQLWLNGKPSIKKYVGGSQIQNPSTILGQEQDSYGSFSKKQSFVGXDVYMWNYVLPPCEIQNYMDVLAFKPGNLINWKGLHSNILGNVPFEYKQICPKPS, encoded by the exons ATGCTGACAGCATGTGCTGCAAGTCCtcaaa ATATGTGTGGTCAAATATTGGTCTTCCCAGAAGAAACCAAGACAGCTCATGTAACACTGACAACATCAGAACAGACTTTTAGTGCTGTAACTGTCTGTCTCA GATCCATTACAGACCTAAGGCGACAACACTCGCTATTCTCTCTGGCCACACCCTCTCATAAAAATGCCTTCCTGCTACTTAAGCCTGCTGCGCATGATGTGATTGTGCTCAATGTCCAGAACGTAAGGATACAATTCAAGGCGCAGCAATACAAACTGAACGATTGGCAGTCCATTTGTGCTACATGGGACTCTACATCTGGTCTGGCGCAGCTGTGGTTAAATGGAAAGCCTTCAATAAAGAAATACGTCGGCGGATCACAAATCCAAAACCCCAGTACTATCCTCGGACA GGAGCAGGATTCCTATGGCAGTTTTTCCAAGAAGCAGTCTTTTGTTG ATGATGTCTACATGTGGAACTACGTCCTTCCACCCTGTGAGATCCAGAACTACATGGATGTTCTAGCTTTCAAACCAGGGAACTTGATCAACTGGAAAGGGCTGCACTCCAATATCCTCGGAAATGTGCCGtttgaatacaaacaaatatgtcCCAAACCAAGTTGA
- the LOC117745288 gene encoding serum amyloid P-component-like: MKFVLLLAMLTACAAAPQDLSGKMFTFPQQTATSHVRLTASKQNFGAATVCHRSFTDLKRDHALFSLSTTSSSNDFLIIWEEANKEMEPHIKNVKTEYKGWDYKGNMWHSICTTWDSESGLVQMWFDAQPTIRKFISAGSTIAGSTIIILGQEQDSHGGGFDMKQSFIGMMSDVHMWDHTLSPCEIQKYVDGLNFTPGNVLNWSSLEFQITGRVLIEDKQKICY; the protein is encoded by the exons ATGAAGTTTGTGCTGCTGTTGGCAATGTTGACAGCATGTGCTGCAGCTCCCCAAG ATCTGTCAGGTAAAATGTTTACCTTCCCACAACAAACCGCCACCTCTCACGTGAGGCTGACAGCATCAAAACAGAATTTTGGTGCTGCAACCGTCTGTCACCG GTCCTTTACCGACCTGAAGAGGGACCACGCCCTTTTCTCCTTGTCCACAACCAGTAGTTCCAATGACTTCCTGATTATCTGGGAAGAAGCAAATAAAGAGATGGAACCCCACATCAAGAATGTAAAGACAGAATATAAAGGTTGGGACTACAAGGGGAACATGTGGCACTCTATTTGTACAACATGGGATTCTGAGTCCGGACTGGTGCAGATGTGGTTTGATGCACAACCTACAATTCGGAAATTTATCAGTGCTGGATCAACCATCGCTGGATCCACTATAATTATCTTAGGACAG GAGCAGGATTCCCATGGTGGGGGCTTTGACATGAAGCAGAGTTTCATTGGCATGATGTCTGATGTCCACATGTGGGACCACACCCTTTCCCCCTGTGAGATCCAGAAGTACGTTGATGGACTAAACTTCACTCCAGGGAATGTGCTCAACTGGAGTTCGCTGGAATTCCAGATCACCGGCAGAGTGCTGATAGAAGATAAACAAAAGATCTGTTActaa